The following are from one region of the Hymenobacter radiodurans genome:
- a CDS encoding glycosyltransferase encodes MASSTLPAPKVLHILHSLRFSGAEVMLRLAAPTVHAQGYNQHIIADGATVGDYASTLEDAGFTVYHRPFSKWSISHWWNLYLFLKEKEFTVIHNHTEQNFFWYLLVARLAGIPRLVSTVHSAFNFKGEVRLRRGTYRWIARRLLGTTFTAIGPSVALVEAETYNNPTVLVPNWLDEERFIPARSAAERAEARQHFAISDDTVVLISVGSCTENKNHGAVLEALAALRSKTPYPILYLHVGEGITHLAEQNHAKQLGVDDITRFVGQLHNVRQALLAADVFVMTSFLEGLGNSLLEALSCAVPAVVYDVYGLRDLVIEGKTGRCVPPNVPSLTQALLEMINRPDLRQQYGMAGRNFVQEHYSMQDSLSQLLPLYGTEKVGVPSASKSLDYSVVG; translated from the coding sequence ATGGCTTCTTCTACCCTGCCTGCTCCAAAGGTATTACACATATTACACTCGCTACGTTTTAGCGGGGCTGAAGTGATGTTGCGATTAGCTGCTCCAACTGTGCATGCACAAGGTTATAATCAGCATATAATAGCCGACGGTGCTACAGTAGGAGATTATGCTTCTACTTTGGAAGACGCTGGTTTTACAGTATACCACCGGCCTTTCTCCAAGTGGTCAATCTCTCATTGGTGGAATCTGTACCTGTTTCTTAAGGAGAAGGAGTTTACTGTAATTCATAACCACACAGAGCAAAATTTCTTCTGGTATTTACTGGTAGCGAGGTTAGCTGGTATTCCACGTCTTGTCTCAACGGTCCATAGCGCCTTCAATTTTAAAGGAGAAGTACGCCTCCGACGTGGTACTTACCGCTGGATTGCTAGGCGCTTACTCGGCACTACATTCACCGCTATTGGACCATCAGTAGCTCTGGTAGAGGCAGAAACCTATAACAACCCAACAGTGCTTGTTCCTAACTGGCTAGATGAGGAACGCTTCATACCAGCACGTAGCGCCGCCGAAAGGGCAGAAGCACGTCAACACTTTGCTATTTCTGATGATACAGTTGTCCTAATTTCAGTAGGAAGCTGCACTGAAAACAAAAATCATGGGGCTGTGCTGGAAGCGTTGGCTGCTTTGCGCTCAAAAACACCTTATCCTATACTTTATTTACATGTAGGGGAAGGGATTACACATCTTGCCGAGCAAAACCATGCTAAGCAGCTAGGGGTAGATGATATTACTAGGTTTGTAGGTCAGCTGCATAATGTCCGTCAGGCTTTGTTAGCGGCGGATGTTTTTGTGATGACTTCATTCTTGGAGGGGCTTGGCAACTCCTTGCTCGAAGCCTTAAGTTGCGCCGTACCAGCAGTAGTATATGATGTCTACGGGCTGCGTGATTTAGTAATAGAGGGCAAAACTGGTCGATGTGTACCGCCCAATGTGCCGTCACTTACTCAGGCCCTGCTAGAGATGATTAACCGGCCTGACTTACGCCAGCAATACGGTATGGCCGGTCGGAATTTTGTGCAAGAGCATTACTCTATGCAAGATTCCCTTTCCCAGCTTCTTCCACTATATGGCACTGAAAAGGTAGGTGTACCCTCAGCATCTAAATCGCTTGACTATTCCGTTGTAGGCTAA
- a CDS encoding glycosyltransferase family 2 protein, producing the protein MLHIVIPVFNRLSFTLACLDSLREQTDQDFKVVIVDDGSTDGTAATLAKDYPEVKVLFGSGSLFWTAGVNLGLRYALDQGAGWLMTMNNDVIVYPDFVANMKKAADSRPPALYGAYELDAVTQEPIYSGGWLDWRTGSFRRLLDDLAPDQRKGQWPSQNLPGRGLMIPRVVFDKIGLFAADVLPHYYADYDFTHQARLAGFEVYLNFDARLGTYPDESGDQHNRKRKSLSNYYNHLFSIRGGANLRDFTQFARRNCPPLYLPLFLANGYMRRILGYWR; encoded by the coding sequence ATGCTCCATATTGTCATTCCCGTTTTCAATCGCCTTTCCTTTACTCTTGCCTGCCTCGACTCATTGCGGGAGCAGACAGACCAAGATTTTAAAGTAGTTATAGTTGATGATGGTTCTACCGACGGTACTGCAGCCACTTTAGCGAAGGATTATCCTGAGGTGAAGGTGCTTTTTGGCTCCGGGTCCTTATTCTGGACTGCAGGTGTAAACCTGGGTTTACGCTACGCCTTAGATCAGGGCGCTGGATGGTTGATGACCATGAATAACGACGTAATCGTCTACCCCGATTTTGTAGCCAATATGAAAAAGGCCGCCGACAGCCGGCCACCGGCGCTTTATGGCGCTTACGAGTTGGATGCCGTTACGCAAGAGCCCATCTATAGTGGGGGCTGGCTCGATTGGCGCACGGGTAGCTTTCGGCGTCTGCTCGATGATCTGGCTCCAGATCAACGCAAGGGACAGTGGCCTAGTCAAAATTTACCCGGCCGCGGGTTAATGATTCCGCGCGTTGTATTTGATAAAATTGGTTTGTTTGCGGCCGATGTTTTGCCCCACTACTATGCTGATTATGACTTTACACACCAAGCTCGTTTAGCGGGCTTCGAGGTATACTTGAATTTTGATGCTCGACTTGGCACATATCCTGACGAAAGCGGCGACCAGCACAACCGCAAGCGAAAGAGCTTAAGTAATTATTACAATCATCTGTTCAGCATTAGAGGTGGTGCGAACCTACGCGACTTCACTCAATTTGCCCGTCGCAATTGCCCGCCGCTTTATCTCCCACTTTTCTTGGCTAACGGGTATATGCGTCGGATTCTAGGTTACTGGCGCTAG
- a CDS encoding Ig-like domain-containing protein: MSSAIMLLLMLGPGASVSSGQSIDVIYNGPIAITKGGTYKGNWRSLDSKTPAISIETSEPVIIENSNIQSAGILIRAHYQNNDVTIRNTRGLALTPTIDNVRQGRFFDANNFKNAHLEHNFMEQTSGIYLANYVGDKSAKQSIKVLYNQARNIDGRTRNGGKEHVQFVQFNGVQGIRGVEIAWNEVVNTPNKSYVEDNINIYKSNGTSDSPILIHNNYIQGGYPVPATATNHSGGGILLGDGDPSFFAEASGFVKCYNNQVVSMLNYGIAVANGHDIEIYNNRVVSSGYVDGQYLNSANVGIYTWNSTNSNDTDEYYFNISAHDNQIGYIKKGNWEDRNDTWFRNIHVNRNNTSLPNPITPQTEQAEWTSWLEKIKNQNVTPGLIVAAPTPAPAPNVAPSIVLTAPTNNLALPLGQSQLLTATASDADGAVQKVEFFQGSTKLGEVTSAPYQLSWTATTAGTVAFSARATDNAGATTMATAVTITVNPAPAQAPAPTPTPAPAPVAPVNAAFYRAININGNALTLDGNKWEASSSASNVSIDGEYFSNQNVTLNPSTDVERTQMIRSSIGSRNAGIEFSNVSSGTYFVYLYVWEDNFSMRFNVSVQGQVVQSDIVSGSAGSWTRLGPYAAAVTNGQLSIRAIGTDNANISGVEIWKSTTAPVPAPAPAPVPAPNMAPSIALTVPTNTLTVGQNQLLTATASDADGTVQKVEFFQGSTKLGEVTTAPYQLNWIAATAGTVAFTARATDNAGASTTSAATSITINPAPAPTPVPAPTPTPTPAPAPTPSPTPAPAIAQLYRAININGGQLHWMAISGKPAMEPLTCNSVAPYSLIRMSNYARILILYVLKCFALQWVVEM, translated from the coding sequence TTGTCCTCTGCAATCATGCTGCTCTTGATGCTGGGGCCGGGCGCATCAGTATCCTCGGGGCAGTCAATTGATGTTATTTACAATGGCCCGATCGCCATTACCAAAGGAGGAACTTACAAGGGCAACTGGCGGAGTCTTGATTCCAAAACACCAGCCATTTCTATTGAGACATCGGAGCCTGTGATTATTGAGAACTCTAATATTCAAAGCGCAGGCATTCTCATCAGAGCGCATTATCAGAATAACGATGTTACCATTCGCAATACGCGTGGCCTAGCTCTTACGCCCACTATTGATAATGTGCGGCAGGGACGCTTTTTTGATGCGAACAACTTCAAAAACGCCCATCTGGAGCACAACTTCATGGAGCAAACCTCTGGTATCTACTTAGCTAACTATGTAGGTGACAAGAGCGCGAAGCAAAGTATTAAAGTGCTGTATAACCAAGCACGTAATATCGATGGTCGTACCCGGAATGGTGGGAAAGAACATGTTCAATTTGTACAGTTCAATGGTGTACAGGGGATTCGTGGGGTGGAAATTGCTTGGAATGAAGTAGTAAATACACCGAACAAAAGCTATGTCGAAGACAACATCAATATCTACAAGTCGAATGGTACTTCTGACAGCCCAATCTTAATCCATAACAACTATATCCAAGGAGGATATCCAGTTCCTGCAACAGCGACGAACCATTCGGGAGGGGGAATTTTGTTAGGCGATGGTGATCCCAGTTTTTTTGCAGAAGCCAGTGGTTTTGTAAAGTGTTACAACAACCAGGTAGTCAGCATGCTGAACTATGGCATAGCGGTAGCAAATGGTCATGATATTGAAATCTATAATAACCGTGTTGTTTCAAGTGGCTATGTTGATGGTCAATACCTTAACTCCGCTAATGTTGGTATCTATACCTGGAACAGCACAAACAGCAATGATACCGATGAGTACTACTTCAATATCTCAGCGCATGATAACCAAATTGGCTATATAAAGAAGGGGAATTGGGAGGACAGAAACGACACCTGGTTTCGCAACATTCATGTCAATAGGAATAACACCTCTCTTCCGAACCCTATTACCCCCCAGACAGAACAGGCAGAATGGACTTCTTGGTTAGAGAAAATCAAGAACCAGAATGTAACACCGGGATTAATTGTAGCAGCCCCTACGCCGGCTCCGGCCCCGAATGTAGCCCCCAGCATTGTGCTGACGGCGCCAACCAACAACCTAGCTTTGCCCCTGGGCCAGTCGCAGCTGCTGACGGCAACGGCTAGTGACGCGGACGGGGCGGTGCAGAAGGTGGAGTTCTTCCAGGGCAGCACCAAGCTCGGAGAAGTGACAAGTGCACCATATCAACTCAGCTGGACGGCCACTACGGCCGGCACGGTCGCCTTCAGTGCCCGCGCCACCGACAACGCGGGGGCTACCACCATGGCCACCGCCGTCACCATCACGGTCAATCCGGCCCCCGCGCAGGCCCCTGCCCCCACGCCGACGCCTGCTCCAGCACCCGTTGCACCTGTTAACGCTGCCTTTTATCGGGCAATCAATATCAATGGCAACGCCCTCACATTAGACGGTAATAAATGGGAGGCCAGCAGCTCCGCATCCAACGTAAGTATTGATGGAGAGTACTTTTCAAACCAGAATGTTACGCTCAATCCATCAACTGATGTGGAACGCACTCAGATGATTCGCTCATCCATAGGAAGCCGGAACGCAGGTATTGAATTTTCGAATGTTTCTAGCGGCACCTATTTCGTGTACCTATATGTATGGGAAGATAATTTCTCCATGCGTTTCAATGTCAGTGTACAAGGTCAAGTAGTTCAGAGTGATATTGTGAGTGGTTCAGCTGGAAGCTGGACGCGCTTAGGGCCATACGCAGCAGCAGTTACCAATGGTCAGCTGAGCATTCGTGCTATTGGTACTGATAATGCGAATATCTCGGGAGTAGAAATCTGGAAATCTACTACAGCACCAGTGCCTGCGCCAGCCCCTGCGCCAGTTCCTGCCCCAAATATGGCTCCCAGCATTGCCCTGACAGTGCCCACGAATACCCTGACCGTAGGCCAGAATCAACTGCTGACGGCCACAGCCAGTGATGCCGATGGTACTGTGCAGAAAGTAGAGTTCTTTCAGGGCAGCACCAAGTTGGGGGAAGTAACGACCGCTCCTTATCAGCTAAACTGGATCGCCGCGACCGCTGGCACGGTAGCTTTTACGGCCCGCGCTACCGATAATGCCGGTGCTTCGACTACGAGCGCAGCTACCTCAATCACGATTAATCCGGCCCCTGCCCCTACGCCCGTTCCCGCACCAACACCGACGCCCACACCGGCTCCTGCCCCGACGCCATCCCCAACGCCCGCTCCTGCCATAGCTCAACTATATCGGGCGATAAATATTAACGGGGGGCAATTACATTGGATGGCAATAAGTGGGAAGCCAGCAATGGAGCCTCTAACCTGCAACTCAGTGGCACCTTATTCTCTAATCAGAATGTCAAACTACGCTCGAATCCTGATCCTGTACGTTCTCAAATGCTTCGCTCTTCAGTGGGTGGTCGAAATGTAA